The Myxococcota bacterium genome has a window encoding:
- a CDS encoding FG-GAP-like repeat-containing protein, producing the protein MESGALQARVSNEGVVLTTCAASPAESSLALRLEALRRGGHAMSPGPGELHAAGDRAEIRYGASGVTEWYLNRTQGIEQGFTLERAIAGPDAPLELALSVATALRSACPDRVQLGNLAAWDARGRDLPTRLVRSDQSLTLVVDDRRAVYPITVDPLATTASETTAASAADVYTVSSAGDLNGDGYSDLVVGHRWNVQVFLGSATGTHTSPDWQIDAPPGIAFGDVVSAAGDLDGDGFDDLVVGAPSGTSGVAGAVYVYLGGSNIASRPTGSPATADWQATSANGQFFGSSLATGGDLNNDGCADLVVGDSLDDANKMGVYVWLGQHNFAASPDGTPANASFFDPVMGQNVPIAISSAGDVNGDGFDDLAIGVIGAGASQQGGVSLFLGSATFAGRSQVPDQLLSGSDPNESMGGSVSTAGDVNGDGYADIITAGLSGTVRIFAGAGSGALPMIWTVSSGAVGLGHTLVSAGDVNGDGLGDVLVATASTASLYFGRRAASPATTADESRAVGGASLGPFPAFYAHFVSGLGDVNGDGFADLAWPASNTTVSVYHGGGYVFPVTGFARLSSKPPQANAGFALGLSAAGDINGDGFSDFVVGQPNYDDGQTDEGRFEPVYGGACGPSCGPSIPSSPADLWESNQAGASQGWSVAGGGDLNGDGYSDVVVGAPLWDGAAGADSGRVQVYLGSASGLAATPSFTFEGPEPSDQLGWMVANAGDVNGDGLADFLVAAPYEPVDGVFEAGKVYLFLGAATPTGVNPTPVWTQAGVVDQQHLGIRLASAGDVNRDGYADVLVGGLLIGPSGEVGAYVYQGRKTGLGASPAATLLGVAAGDDYGISLSSAGDVNGDGYSDVALGEAEAPGPLGSYQGRVSVFLGGFGGVSTTAATVLTGTINNSRFGSAVSGGGDADGDGYGDLLVGEQWLTSGVFAAGGAHLFLGGPGGISPSSGVELPSVSGDDSNCGRDVALNLDVNGDGFADALMGCYARDQRIGLITFSNVGAVLGSFGGSLGGGAPLLPRDQTLTGIPLPIWHTVRAGEAPSFQVAGLLRSAAGRAYLRGEIEVKPTAQPFDGTGTSVAPGFVKSALGGTPTTLTGSCAVSQGCHVRIRLHARGQPLFPDSPWFSPPGATPTETCVRAFVDSDHDGVPELADLCPALADPAQANQDGDLFGDLCDNCPTIANDSQADADGDGVGDVCDSCVNAVNPRVSPDVPTFLAANPWATLTGGQRDDDHDGFGNVCDADFPGTSQGGNVNAADTAQFKASINQNRTTDTCGTNHTTPCAIFDLNLGQNTDNVNNINAADTARYKLLVGSPAGPKCPTCPLACTPGANGGC; encoded by the coding sequence ATGGAGAGCGGCGCGCTCCAGGCCCGAGTCTCGAACGAGGGTGTGGTCCTCACGACTTGCGCCGCGAGCCCGGCCGAGTCCTCGCTCGCGCTGCGGCTCGAGGCGCTGCGGCGGGGCGGGCACGCCATGTCTCCCGGCCCAGGGGAGCTGCACGCAGCGGGTGACCGTGCCGAGATCCGCTACGGAGCGAGCGGAGTCACCGAGTGGTATCTGAACCGGACGCAGGGCATCGAGCAGGGCTTCACGCTAGAGCGCGCGATCGCGGGCCCTGACGCGCCGCTCGAGCTCGCGCTCTCCGTGGCGACGGCCCTCCGGAGCGCCTGCCCCGACCGGGTGCAGCTCGGGAATCTCGCGGCCTGGGATGCGCGCGGCCGGGATCTCCCGACCCGGCTCGTGCGGTCGGATCAGAGTCTCACGCTCGTCGTCGACGATCGCCGCGCCGTCTACCCCATCACCGTCGACCCGCTCGCCACCACCGCGAGCGAGACCACCGCGGCCTCGGCCGCTGACGTGTACACGGTGAGCAGCGCGGGCGACCTGAACGGCGACGGCTACAGCGACCTGGTCGTGGGTCACCGCTGGAACGTGCAGGTGTTTCTCGGCTCGGCGACCGGCACTCACACGTCGCCCGACTGGCAGATCGACGCGCCCCCCGGCATCGCCTTCGGCGACGTGGTCTCCGCTGCCGGCGATCTCGACGGAGACGGCTTCGATGACCTCGTGGTCGGCGCACCCAGCGGGACCAGCGGAGTTGCGGGCGCGGTCTACGTGTATCTCGGAGGGTCGAACATCGCCTCGCGTCCGACCGGCTCACCGGCAACGGCGGACTGGCAGGCGACCTCGGCGAACGGCCAGTTCTTCGGCTCGAGCCTCGCGACCGGCGGCGATCTGAACAACGACGGCTGCGCCGATCTCGTGGTCGGCGACAGCCTCGACGACGCGAACAAGATGGGAGTCTACGTGTGGCTCGGGCAGCACAACTTCGCAGCGAGCCCGGACGGCACCCCGGCGAACGCCAGCTTCTTCGACCCCGTGATGGGCCAGAACGTGCCGATCGCGATCTCGAGCGCCGGCGACGTCAACGGGGATGGCTTCGACGATCTCGCGATCGGCGTGATTGGCGCGGGAGCGAGCCAGCAGGGGGGCGTCAGCCTGTTTCTCGGCAGCGCGACGTTCGCAGGTCGCTCGCAAGTTCCCGACCAGCTTCTCTCTGGCAGCGATCCGAACGAGTCGATGGGAGGCTCCGTCTCGACCGCAGGCGACGTGAACGGCGACGGCTACGCGGACATCATCACGGCCGGCCTGAGCGGCACCGTGCGCATCTTCGCCGGCGCGGGCTCGGGTGCGCTGCCCATGATCTGGACCGTGAGCAGCGGTGCGGTCGGCCTCGGCCATACCCTCGTGAGCGCGGGCGACGTGAACGGCGACGGACTCGGCGACGTGCTCGTGGCCACGGCCTCGACCGCGAGCCTCTACTTCGGAAGACGCGCGGCCAGCCCGGCCACGACGGCGGACGAGTCACGCGCCGTCGGAGGCGCGAGCTTGGGCCCGTTCCCGGCCTTCTACGCTCACTTCGTCTCCGGCCTCGGCGACGTGAACGGCGACGGCTTCGCCGACCTCGCCTGGCCCGCTTCCAACACGACGGTCTCCGTGTACCACGGCGGCGGCTACGTGTTCCCTGTCACCGGCTTCGCGAGGCTCTCGTCCAAGCCCCCGCAGGCGAACGCCGGCTTCGCCCTGGGCCTGTCGGCCGCCGGTGACATCAACGGCGACGGCTTCTCCGACTTCGTGGTCGGCCAGCCCAACTACGACGACGGGCAGACCGACGAGGGCCGCTTCGAGCCGGTGTACGGCGGCGCGTGCGGCCCGAGCTGCGGGCCGAGCATACCGAGCTCGCCCGCCGACTTGTGGGAGAGCAACCAGGCCGGCGCGAGCCAGGGCTGGAGCGTCGCCGGCGGCGGAGACCTGAACGGCGACGGCTACTCCGACGTGGTCGTCGGCGCCCCGCTGTGGGACGGCGCAGCCGGAGCCGACTCCGGCCGGGTCCAGGTGTATCTCGGCAGCGCGAGCGGCCTCGCGGCGACCCCGAGCTTCACCTTCGAGGGGCCGGAGCCCAGCGACCAGCTCGGCTGGATGGTCGCCAATGCCGGCGACGTGAACGGCGACGGGCTCGCGGACTTCCTGGTCGCTGCGCCCTACGAGCCGGTGGACGGCGTGTTCGAGGCGGGGAAGGTCTACCTGTTCCTCGGTGCTGCGACACCGACCGGTGTCAACCCGACGCCGGTGTGGACCCAGGCCGGCGTGGTCGACCAGCAGCACCTCGGGATCCGGCTGGCCAGCGCGGGCGACGTGAACCGCGACGGCTACGCCGACGTCCTGGTCGGCGGGCTTCTCATCGGTCCCAGCGGCGAGGTCGGTGCCTACGTGTATCAGGGGCGAAAGACCGGTCTGGGCGCGAGCCCTGCCGCGACCTTGCTCGGGGTCGCAGCCGGCGACGATTACGGCATCAGCCTGAGCTCGGCCGGCGACGTGAACGGCGACGGTTACTCCGACGTCGCGCTGGGCGAGGCCGAGGCGCCGGGGCCGCTCGGCAGCTACCAGGGCCGGGTGAGTGTGTTCCTGGGCGGCTTCGGGGGCGTGAGCACGACCGCTGCGACCGTCCTTACGGGAACGATCAACAACTCGCGCTTCGGCAGCGCAGTCAGTGGCGGCGGCGACGCGGATGGCGATGGCTACGGCGACCTGCTCGTCGGCGAGCAGTGGCTGACCTCGGGCGTGTTCGCCGCGGGCGGCGCGCACCTCTTCCTGGGCGGTCCGGGCGGTATCTCGCCCTCGAGCGGCGTCGAGCTTCCCTCCGTGTCCGGCGACGACTCGAACTGCGGCCGCGACGTGGCGCTGAACCTCGACGTGAACGGCGACGGCTTTGCCGACGCGCTCATGGGCTGCTACGCGCGCGACCAGCGCATCGGCCTGATTACCTTCTCCAACGTGGGCGCGGTGCTCGGATCGTTCGGGGGCTCGCTCGGCGGCGGCGCACCGCTCTTGCCGCGTGACCAGACACTCACCGGGATTCCGCTGCCGATCTGGCACACCGTTCGCGCCGGCGAGGCGCCGAGCTTCCAGGTCGCCGGCCTGCTGCGCAGCGCCGCAGGCCGCGCGTACCTGCGCGGCGAGATCGAGGTGAAGCCGACCGCCCAGCCCTTCGACGGCACGGGCACGAGCGTCGCGCCCGGCTTCGTGAAGAGCGCCCTCGGCGGCACACCGACCACACTCACGGGCAGCTGCGCCGTGTCGCAGGGCTGCCATGTCCGGATCCGTCTCCACGCACGCGGTCAGCCGCTCTTCCCGGACAGTCCGTGGTTCTCGCCGCCAGGCGCCACGCCCACCGAGACCTGCGTGCGCGCCTTCGTCGACTCCGATCACGACGGTGTGCCCGAGCTCGCCGATCTGTGCCCGGCCCTGGCCGATCCGGCGCAGGCCAACCAGGACGGCGACCTGTTCGGCGACCTGTGCGACAACTGCCCGACGATCGCGAACGACTCACAGGCCGACGCCGACGGCGACGGTGTCGGCGACGTCTGTGACTCGTGCGTGAACGCCGTCAACCCGCGCGTCTCGCCCGACGTGCCCACCTTCCTGGCCGCGAACCCGTGGGCCACGCTCACGGGCGGGCAGCGCGACGACGATCACGACGGCTTCGGCAACGTGTGCGACGCCGACTTCCCCGGCACCAGCCAGGGCGGAAACGTGAACGCCGCAGACACGGCGCAGTTCAAGGCCTCGATCAACCAGAACCGGACCACGGACACGTGCGGCACCAATCACACGACCCCGTGCGCGATCTTCGACTTGAACCTGGGCCAGAACACCGACAACGTGAACAACATCAACGCTGCCGATACAGCGCGCTACAAGCTGCTGGTCGGCTCACCCGCGGGTCCGAAGTGCCCGACCTGCCCGCTGGCGTGCACGCCGGGCGCGAACGGAGGCTGTTAG
- a CDS encoding helix-turn-helix transcriptional regulator: protein MTDWISVVEAAYRLDLDVTGWTGQVLEACAPVLDTGAPLVACHFRRAGSSFEIEQLVTRPQIPVEGTVRGILGSEGARLAGELVFRRGADFAALSEQIPDRADCIEGAFRRLTRGRFADGRGGIAHSGDGRAMAIGSGLRERAASDPTTRERWAQVAGHLGAGLRLLHALSPAESEEAVLDASGRVCHARGAARSPCARDALRQAAQRIDRARTRAGRSDTDGALASWETLVGGRWSLLDRFEADGRRYLVARRNDPDVPNPRGLSRCEAQVAEFLATGHSEKQIAYALGISASAVSRRLQSALRKLGLRSRAELSALFAAFDGGLEAREWRLGGHELRVASCALPSPQALGALSRAEREVAGLVSHGYSDAQIAVERGASARTVENQLHGIYRKLGIHSRTELAARLSA, encoded by the coding sequence ATGACGGACTGGATCTCGGTGGTCGAAGCGGCGTACCGGCTGGATCTCGATGTGACCGGCTGGACGGGACAGGTGCTCGAGGCGTGCGCGCCCGTCCTGGACACCGGCGCCCCGCTGGTCGCCTGTCACTTCCGGCGCGCCGGCTCGAGCTTCGAGATCGAGCAGCTCGTGACTCGGCCGCAGATCCCGGTCGAGGGCACGGTGCGCGGGATCCTGGGCTCCGAGGGCGCGCGCCTCGCGGGCGAGCTGGTGTTCCGGCGTGGCGCCGACTTCGCGGCCCTGTCGGAGCAGATTCCCGACCGGGCGGACTGCATCGAGGGCGCCTTCCGGCGGCTCACGCGCGGGCGCTTCGCAGACGGCCGCGGCGGCATCGCCCACTCGGGCGACGGCCGTGCGATGGCGATCGGCAGCGGGCTGCGCGAGCGCGCCGCGTCGGACCCGACCACGCGCGAGCGCTGGGCGCAGGTGGCCGGCCACCTGGGCGCGGGCCTGCGCCTGCTTCACGCGCTCTCTCCGGCCGAGTCCGAAGAGGCGGTGCTCGATGCGTCGGGGCGGGTGTGTCACGCGCGGGGGGCGGCCCGCTCGCCTTGTGCGCGCGACGCGCTGCGCCAGGCGGCGCAGCGCATCGACCGGGCGCGCACGCGCGCCGGCCGCAGTGACACGGACGGCGCGCTGGCGAGCTGGGAGACCCTGGTGGGCGGCCGCTGGTCGCTCCTCGACCGCTTCGAAGCCGACGGCCGGCGCTACCTCGTCGCGCGGCGCAACGACCCGGACGTGCCCAACCCGCGCGGTCTCTCGCGCTGCGAGGCGCAGGTGGCGGAGTTCCTGGCCACGGGTCACAGCGAGAAACAGATCGCCTACGCGCTGGGTATCTCGGCCAGCGCGGTGTCACGCCGCCTGCAGTCCGCGCTGCGCAAGCTCGGCCTGCGCTCGCGCGCCGAGCTCTCGGCGCTGTTCGCCGCGTTCGACGGCGGCCTCGAGGCGCGCGAGTGGCGGCTCGGCGGCCACGAGCTCCGCGTCGCTTCCTGTGCGCTCCCCTCCCCCCAGGCGCTCGGCGCGCTGTCACGCGCCGAGCGCGAGGTCGCAGGGCTCGTGAGTCACGGCTACAGCGACGCGCAGATCGCGGTCGAGCGCGGCGCCAGTGCGCGCACCGTGGAGAACCAGCTGCACGGGATCTACCGCAAGCTCGGCATCCACTCGCGCACGGAGCTGGCCGCGCGGCTCTCGGCCTGA